One window of Dehalobacterium formicoaceticum genomic DNA carries:
- a CDS encoding TRAP transporter large permease subunit, translated as MANTSNENQSKKPKGILSWLDENFEKPFLFIGMLAIIIFITYQTLYRYLVSQFFGGAGIPVWTEELSRFIFIWISYLAVPIAIKERSNIRVDILYDRLSDRWKKISWILVDLCILALTGMIFYMGIDHIRMQFEFPQNTASMGIPYFIPYLILPIGFGLMAIRAIQDLIKEIKSIPMKDTLIGLLCAIIIAIPLFIGLELPALVWLFGYFILFLAIGVPVAMSLGLSAMATIIGAGTMPVEYVAQIAFTSIDSFPIMAIPFFVAGGVFMGVGGLSKRLLDLADELLGNFTGGLALATVATCMFFAAISGSGPATVAAIGSLTIPAMVERGYDKYFSAALVAAAGAIGVMIPPSNPFVVYGVSSQASIGKLFMGGIVPGILTGLVLMGVSYYYAKKNNWKGEARKRTAKSIGLAFWDAKWALMVPVIILGGIYSGKMTPTEAAAVSAFYGLIVGLFVYKGINMQNIISCFMEACSTSAVIIVLMAMATIFGNIMTVEQVPTMIAAAILKFTSSKIMILLIINIFLLWVGTFMEALAAIVILTPILLPVVTQVGVDPVHFGVIMVANLAIGFITPPVGVNLFVACGVAKSKIEDIAKAVIPMLLAMIAVLLLITYVPEVSMFLTKYVK; from the coding sequence ATGGCTAATACATCTAATGAAAATCAATCTAAAAAGCCTAAGGGCATCCTATCATGGTTGGATGAAAATTTTGAGAAACCATTCCTCTTTATTGGTATGTTGGCGATAATTATCTTTATTACCTACCAAACCCTTTATCGCTATTTAGTTTCACAATTTTTTGGCGGAGCCGGGATTCCCGTTTGGACTGAAGAACTATCCAGATTTATCTTTATTTGGATCTCCTATTTAGCTGTTCCCATAGCCATTAAGGAACGTAGTAACATTCGAGTAGATATACTTTATGACCGTCTTTCGGATCGATGGAAAAAAATCAGCTGGATTTTGGTGGATCTTTGCATTCTTGCACTCACTGGAATGATTTTCTACATGGGGATCGACCACATCCGGATGCAGTTTGAATTTCCCCAAAATACTGCTTCAATGGGTATCCCTTATTTTATTCCCTATTTAATCTTACCTATTGGCTTTGGCTTAATGGCCATCCGTGCGATTCAGGATTTGATAAAAGAAATAAAATCAATACCAATGAAAGATACGCTTATAGGCCTACTCTGTGCAATAATTATTGCAATTCCTCTCTTTATCGGCTTGGAATTACCTGCTTTGGTTTGGCTGTTCGGTTACTTTATCCTTTTTTTGGCTATCGGTGTGCCTGTGGCCATGTCCTTAGGACTTTCCGCCATGGCCACCATTATCGGAGCAGGAACGATGCCGGTAGAATATGTAGCCCAGATTGCTTTTACATCTATTGACAGCTTCCCTATTATGGCCATTCCTTTTTTTGTTGCCGGTGGTGTTTTTATGGGCGTAGGGGGCTTATCCAAACGACTCTTAGACTTAGCTGATGAACTTCTGGGCAATTTCACCGGAGGTTTGGCTCTAGCCACTGTTGCTACCTGTATGTTTTTCGCTGCCATTAGCGGGTCCGGACCTGCCACAGTGGCCGCAATTGGCTCTTTAACCATTCCAGCCATGGTGGAAAGAGGATATGACAAGTATTTTTCCGCCGCCTTAGTTGCCGCGGCCGGCGCCATCGGGGTCATGATTCCTCCCAGCAATCCTTTTGTGGTCTATGGTGTTTCCTCTCAGGCTTCTATTGGCAAGCTTTTTATGGGCGGGATCGTACCAGGAATTTTAACCGGCTTAGTATTAATGGGTGTTAGTTATTATTACGCTAAGAAAAATAATTGGAAAGGCGAAGCGCGTAAGCGTACCGCCAAGAGCATTGGATTAGCTTTTTGGGATGCCAAATGGGCATTAATGGTACCTGTGATCATTTTAGGTGGTATCTATTCAGGAAAGATGACCCCCACAGAAGCAGCTGCGGTATCTGCCTTTTATGGATTAATTGTAGGATTATTTGTTTACAAAGGAATTAACATGCAGAATATTATTTCCTGCTTTATGGAGGCCTGCAGCACCTCCGCGGTTATCATCGTTTTAATGGCCATGGCTACAATATTCGGTAATATAATGACCGTTGAACAGGTACCGACGATGATCGCTGCTGCTATCCTTAAATTTACATCCAGTAAGATTATGATCCTTCTGATTATTAATATCTTCCTTCTCTGGGTAGGGACTTTTATGGAAGCATTGGCGGCAATTGTGATTCTCACCCCCATTCTCCTTCCCGTCGTAACCCAGGTTGGGGTAGACCCTGTTCACTTTGGCGTAATCATGGTGGCCAATTTGGCAATTGGCTTTATTACCCCACCAGTAGGTGTGAACTTATTCGTGGCTTGCGGAGTCGCCAAATCCAAAATCGAAGATATTGCTAAGGCTGTGATACCTATGTTGCTTGCTATGATTGCTGTTTTACTTTTGATCACTTATGTACCAGAGGTCTCCATGTTCCTGACCAAGTATGTTAAATAA